ATAGCCGTGTAAAGGAAACCGACAATCCGCAAACAGTTCAAAATAAAATCGACGGCTTGCAGCAGCTTTCCAAAGAAAGCTCCATGCTTGCCTATTACGCCGATTTAAGTTTGAGCAAACGTGCCGACCCGACCGATGCCTACATCCGCCCGTGGGCAGAAGAAGCCGCACTCAAAGCCCTGACCTACCGCCCCTACTCCAGCGCCTATCAAGTCGGCCTCTACCTCTACCGACAAGGCAAAAAAGAAGAAGGTGCGCAATGGATGCAGGCAGTGCAATATTATTATCCGTATATGATGTATTTCTACGCCGACAAAATACGCAGCCATCCGGTATTCGCCCCACTGCTGCCCAAACTTTTGTCCGATTGCAAAGATTTCATCAATGCACCGAAACACCAAACTGCCAAATCATGTGACAAACCCTAAACAAAATACACTCAATTGTCAGTTTGTCCCTACAGGCCGTCTGAAAATGTAAAGAGCGACAAGTTTCTATGCAAAAAAGCGCAAAAGCACAGAAAATTACGCTATCAACAAAAGCAGATTGCATGTTAAGATTGAATACAACTCTATTTTAATCGCCGCACCGCCTATTTAGTGCCACGGCGCATACAATCACGAAAAGGAAATTCCATGAGTCGCGTATTACTCGTAGATGACGATGCCCTCTTGACCGAATTACTGACCGAATACCTGACTGCCGAAGGCCTCAACGTCCACAGTGTTTCTGACGGCGAAGCCGGCGTTCAAGAAATTCTGACCGGACAATACGATGTCGTCGTATTAGACTCCATGATGCCTAAAATGAACGGTTTGGACGTTTTGAAAAACGTACGCACCCAAAGCACTGTGCCCATCATCATGCTGACTGCAAAAGGTGACGACATCGACCGCATTATCGGTTTGGAAATGGGTGCGGACGATTATGTACCGAAACCATGCACACCGCGCGAACTCTTGGCGCGTATCAACGCCATCTTGCGTCGTGCGCAACACAGCAACGAACAAAACAACGCGCCTAACAGCATTTCTGTCAGCGACGTTGTCCTCTACCCTGCCAAACGCCAAGCCAGCATCAAAGACATTCCGCTTGAATTGACCAGCACCGAGTTCAATCTGCTCGAAGTTTTGATGCGCCATGCCGGACAAGTTGTCAGCAAAGAGACCCTGTCTATCGAGGCACTCGACCGCAAGCTGGCTAAATTTGACCGCAGTATCGACGTACACATCTCCAGCATCCGCCACAAATTGGGCGATGCTTCCCTGATTCAAACTGTACGCGGCTTAGGCTACCTGTTTGTTAAAAATTAAAGATTAAACAGATCAATGAAACTGTTTCAACGCATCTTCGCCACATTTTGCGCAGTCATCGTCTGCGCAATCTTTGTGGCGAGTTTTTCATTTTGGCTGGTACAAAACACCCTTGCCGAAAACCAATTCAACCAACGCCGCACCATCGAAACCACATTGATGAGCAGCATCATTTCCGCCTTCAACTCACGCGGAGACAGCGGTGCGCGCGAAATTCTTTCCGAATGGAAAAACAATCCGGTTTCCAATGCCGTTTATGTCATTGCCGGCGACGATAAAAAAGATATTTTAGGCCGCGATATTGACAGCCTCTCCATCGAACGCGCCCGTATCTTTGCCATCAACAACCCCGAATCTGATTTGGCACACATCGAATACGACCGCTTCGGCGAAGAATACCTCTTCTTTATTAAAGGCTGGGACAATCATCAAGCCCAACGCCTCCCTAGCCCGCTCTTCATTCCCGGCCTGCCGCTTTCGCCTATTTGGCACGAATTTATCATTCTGTCTTTTATCATCGTTGTGGGGCTCTTGATGGCATACATCCTTGCCAACAACATTACCAAGCCTATTAAAATTTTGGGTAGTGGCATGGACAGAGTGGCCAATGGCGAACTTGAAACCCGCATTTCCCAACAAGTTGACGACCGTGACGACGAATTGTCTCACCTTGCCGTACAGTTCGACAAAATGGCCGAAAAACTTGAAAAACTTGTTGCCAAAGAGCGCCACCTGCTCCACCACGTTTCGCATGAAATGCGCTCGCCGCTGGCGCGTATGCAGGCGATTGTCGGCCTGATTCAATCTCAGCCGCAAAAACAAGAGCAATACCTCAAGCGACTCGAAGGCGAACTGGTGCGCATGGATACTTTGGTCGGCGAATTGTTGACCCTCTCTCGCTTGGAAACTTCCAATATCCCTTTGGAAAAAGAAAACCTCAAATTCGTTCCGTTCTTAACCAACTTGATTGAGGACAACCAAAGCATCGCCCACCAAAACAACCAAAGCGTTACCCTGAGCATTGACCCCAAAATCCCTGAAAATGCCGTGGTCAGCGCCAACGAAGGCTATCTATACCGCGCCTTTGACAACGTTATCCGCAATGCCATCAATTACAGTCCGGAAGGCAGCACCATTCAAACTCATATTGGACAAGACGGCAAAAACTGGATTATCGATGTTACCGATAACGGGCCTGGCGTGGACGAAATGCAGCTTCCGCATATTTTCACTGCCTTTTATCGCGCCGACTCCAGCGCACACAAGCCCGGTACAGGTTTAGGGCTTGCCTTGACGCAGCACATTATGGAACAGCACTGCGGTAAAATCATTGCTGAAAATGTCAAACCCAACGGCCTGAGGATGCGTTTTATCCTTCCCAAAAAGAAAGCCGGAGACAAAAAAGAAGTCTAAAAATAAGGCCGTCTGAACCTTTTCAGACGGCCAAAAACACAAATAAGGAACCATCATGAGTGCAACCGTCCAAACCGGCTACTTCTTCATGCCTGAACACATCATCCTCGTCGGCGCCAGCGAACGTCCGCACAGCCTTGGCGAACGCATTTTCAGCCACCTGCTCGGTTCCTCATATCAAGGCAAAATCACCCCCGTCAATCTTCGACACAGCAGTGTCGCAGGCATTCCCTCCTACTCCAGCCTCAGCAAAATCCCGGGCCAAGCCGATTTGGTTGTTGCCGTTATCCCGCCCGACCATTACGACTCGCTGTTCAAAGCCTGCCGTAAAAAAGACCTGCGCCACATTATCCTGATTCAAGATTGGGAAAACCTGCCACCCGAATCCTGCAAAAACGCCCGTTCCATTATTCAAAAATATCACGGCGACGAATTGAACATCACCGTGTGCAACAGTGCAGGCATCCAACTCCCCTCACTCAACCTCAACATCGGCACCCAAACCGACTATCCGGCCGGCCATATCGCATTACTAACCGGCCACAGCACCGTCAGCCGCAACATCAACCATCTGCTGAATACGCTGCACCAAGGCGTATCACGCCACATCAGCCTCAACTATGACCTAAGCCCCACCACATCCGCCGACTGGCTCAACCGCTTCGGTCACAACCGCCATACCAAAGTTGCCGTGATCCACTACAATCCAGCCGAAAACCAACGCGAGCTGTTCAGTGCCATCCGCCACTTTACACGCCACACACCGCTTATCCTGTTGTCCACACACTACACCAACGACACAGACAAAGCCATCCTGCGCAGCCTCAGCCGCCATTGCAATTTCCAACCGGTATTCAATACCGCCGAACTGGAAACAGCCCTAAAAGCCCACCTATCCGGCATTCCCGTCATTACCAACCCTACCATTCTGTCCGACACGCCGATAGAATGGCTGCGCACTACCGCCGATGCCTGCGAATTGACCCTCGACCTCCCAACCGAAGCACCATCCATCCGACAAGGCTGCATCGGCAGCAACCCCACGCCTGCACGCATCCACCGTCTGGCGCTCGAACAATTACAAAATCCGCATACTCAAGCCCTGCTCGGCATTATTTCGCCAGATACGCCGGATGCGTACAGCATTCATCAAACTCTGGATAATTTGGCACAAAAAACCAGCAAGCCCATTCTCGTCAGCTATCGTTTTTCAGACGGCCTGACTCGGTTTAACACGCCGGAAGAAGCCTTACTGACACTTTATTTCCGCAATCAAACAGCCTATTTGCAACAAGTACAAAATACCCCTGCCCCAGCCAAAACAGGCCGTCTGAAAACACCTAAAAGCAAAAGTATCGATAAAGCCATTGCATCCGGCCAAACCGAACTGATGGCGGAAGCGCTATACCTGCCTCCGTGCCAAACCCAAAAACACCATGCCGTCCAGTTCCGGTTCAGCCGCCATGCCATTTACGGCAACATCCTTACCGCCCATTACAACGGCAAAACCGAAGCCGCATTACCTCCCTTTACCACGCTCGATATTCAGCGTTTAAGTCAATTTGCGGAACTCGACAACACTTCCGTTCTCAATCAATTTCTGCATTCCCTAAACACGCTTATCCACAACGACCAGCATATCGGCGACATTATCCTCAACTACAATGGTAGCCAATACAACAGCACCATCATTCCCGAAATCGTGGAAAAACCAGCCACACCAACAACCAAAATCCCCAAAAAAGCCGTCCAAACCTTGGAACAGGCCGCTGCCAAAATGCAAAGTGCCGCCGCCTACCTCCAACAAAAAAATCCGGCAGCGGCCGAATTCCTACGCAACACAGGCGAAGCCGCGTCCGAACTGCTGCACCCTAAAACTGAAACGCCCAAGATACAAAACGTACTCGCACCCTATCCGAGCCGAACCGATACATTTACTCTACCCGACGGCAACACACTACACATCCGCGCACTAGAGCCTGAAGATGCCGAAGCCAAACAAAAATTTGTCCGCCAATTACCCGCGGCTGACCGCTATACGCGCTTCATGACCCATACCAACGAGTTGCCGCTGCCCACACTCGCACGGCTGACCCGTCCCGATTTTCATACCGAATGCGCATGGGCAGCCTTCGCTTCAGACGGCCGTATCGTCGCAGTCAGCCGCTACAGCCGCATCAATCGCAATGAGTGCGAGTTCGGCATTACTTTGGCACCTGAAGCACGCAAAACCGGCTTGGCCGGCAAAATGATGAGCCTGATTATCCAAACTGCCACACAGCAAGGTTACCAAACCATGAATGCGGAAATCCTCAAAGAAAACACACCGATGCTCAAACTCGCTGAAAAATCAGGATTTACCGTCACCCCATCGGAAACCGACCGCGGCCTGTATCAAGCCAGCCTCGATTTGAACGAATGGCAAAACAGCAACAAAAACAAATAAAAACTTGCATAACCCGTGTGAAATATCCTAAAATTAGCGGTTTCTATATATCCGCATTTTTCAAAAGGACTCAAAATGGTAGTTATCCGTTTGGCTCGCGGCGGCTCAAAACACCGCCCTTTCTTCAACGTAGTCGTAACTGACTCTCGCAACCGTCGTGACGGCCGCTTCATCGAGCGCGTAGGTTTCTACAACCCCGTTGCCAACGAAAAACAAGAACGCGTGCGTTTCGACGCAGACCGCATCAACCACTGGGTTGCTCAAGGCGCGAAAGTTAGCGACGCAGTTGCCAAACTGATTAAAGAGCAAAAAATCGCTGCTTAATCAGCCAAAATGACCATGACAGACACTCAAAAACGGGTAGCCATGGGCTACATCAAAGGCGTATTCGGTATTAAAGGCTGGCTTAAAATTGCCGCCAATACCGAATATACCGATAGCCTGCTGGACTACCCCGAGTGGCAGTTGTGCAAGGATGGCAAAACCCTGAATGTTGTGCTTGAGGCAGGTAAAATTGTCAATGGCGAACTTCAGGTCAAATTTGAAGGTATAGACGATCGCGACCAAGCATTTGACTTGCGCGGCTATACCATCGAAATCCCCAGAGAGTCATTCGCCCCTACTGAGGAAGACGAATACTACTGGGCAGATTTAGTCGGCATGACCGTCATCAACAAAGAAAACATCGTCCTCGGCAAAGTCAGCAACCTGATGGAAACCGGTGCAAATGATGTTTTGATGATTAAAGGCGAACACGGACAAATCCTGATTCCCTTTGTCTCCAACTATATCGAATCTGTCGATACCGACAGCAAAACCATTATCGCCGACTGGGGTTTGGACTACTGATGCTGATTCAAGCCATCACCATTTTCCCGGAGATGTTCGACAGCATTGTCGAATATGGCGTTACAGGCAGAGCAAGAAAACAAAATCTTTGGCAGTTTCAAGCCATCAATCCCCGAAAATTTGCCGATAACAAACTTGGCTATATCGATGATCGCCCCTTCGGAGGTGGTCCAGGAATGATTATGATGGCGCCGCCGCTTCAAGCGGCAATTGAAGAAGCCAAAGCAAACTCGCAAAAACCTGTCAAAGTAATTTATCTCAGTCCGCAAGGTCAGCCGCTGACACATAAAAAAGCGGCAGAACTTGCCGAACTGCCCCATCTTGTTCTTCTATGCGGACGCTATGAAGGCATAGATGAAAGACTGCTGCAAAGCAGTGTGGACGAAGAAATCAGCATTGGCGACTTTGTCGTCTCGGGTGGCGAATTACCCGCCATGATGTTGATGGATGCCGTCTTAAGATTGGTTCCGGGTGTATTGGGCGATATACAGTCAGCCGAACAAGACTCGTTTTCAGACGGCCTTTTAGACTGTCCTCATTACACCAAACCCGTAGAATTCCAAGGCATGATGGTTCCCGAGGTCTTACGCTCAGGAAATCATGGCTTGATTGCCGAGTGGCGATTGAAACAATCGCTGCGACGCACTTTAGAGCGCCGACCTGACTTATTAGAAAAGCGCAGTTTAATCCCAAAGGAATCCCGCCTCTTAAAAGAAATCTTGCAAGAGCAACAGGAAATCCAATCATAACTTAGGAAAAACAAATGAACTTGATTCAACAATTAGAGCAAGAAGAAATCGCTCGCTTGAACAAAGAAATCCCTGAATTCGCTCCAGGCGACACCGTTGTCGTATCTGTACGCGTAGTTGAGGGTTCTCGCAGCCGTCTGCAAGCATACGAAGGTGTTGTTATCGCTCGCCGCAACCGTGGCCTGAACAGCAACTTCATCGTTCGCAAAATCTCTAGCGGCGAAGGTGTAGAACGTACTTTCCAACTGTACTCTCCTACCGTAGAAAAAATCGAAGTTAAACGCCGTGGTGACGTACGTCGCGCCAAACTGTACTACTTGCGCGGCCTGACCGGTAAAGCAGCTCGCATTAAAGAAAAATTGCCTGCTCGCAAAGGCTAATAGCTTTCATCAAAAACCCACTTCAATGAAGTGGGTTTTTGTTTTTATACAAGATCTCCTCGTCTTTCTTACACAATCCTGCAAGCCAATCACAATACACATCTCGCGCATAAACTTAAACAGAATCATAATTCCCCTGCTTCTTTTAACCTTTATACAAAAGGCCGTCTGAAACAAAAGATTCAGACGGCCTTTAATCACATCGAATGGTTATTTAAACCATCTTGCCAATGCAGGGATACGTGATAACAACAGTGTATCCAAAATCCAAATAACAGCGATTGCGGCAATGGCAGTTGGGAAAATCACAGCCAAAATCAGAAGTGGCACAGCCATTGCCCACCATACCGGTAATTTGATTTTCTGTGCAGGAGGAACCAAACCACGTGCTTCCGACGGACGGCGTTTCCACCACATTACACAGCCGCTGACACAGATAAAGATAATCGCCAGACAGAATAAGACATTTGCCAATACGCTCCACCAGCCCAATGTACCCATATGCAAAGCAATACTTGCCGCCATGAATTTACCAAACCAGTTGTAATCGTCGAAATGAATATCAGCTAGGATTTTACCGCTGTATTGATCAATATGTACCGTGCGGTCAGCGGTTGGACTAATCATATCGTAACTCATTGAGTCTTGCGACAACGTCCATACACCGGTCTCACCTTTGGGTAAATTGAGCTGATAACGGCCTTTAAAGCCAATTTCACGTGCAAAGCGGTCAACCGTCTCCAAAGTCATCGGCTCGCTTGGATTAATGCCGTTTTCACCCATTGTCGTACCGGAAACCGGCATAGGCGTCAACTCCAAAATCCATGGCACTTCTTTAGATTTACCGTCGTTCAGCACATCACCATGGGTTGGTACGGAAGATACAGGATTCGGCTCGACGCCCCATTTACCCGCAGGAAATTGGCTCCACGCCTGAACCGCTTTACCCCCCCAAATACCTGCCCAAGCAATACCTGACAGACAGAACAGCAACAAAATCAAAGAAACCCAAGAACCAAATGCTCCGTGCATGCTACGCCACCATGTGCGTCCTTTGCCTGCTTTCGGCACAAGCATGGATTTCAGGCTGCGCTGTTTCGCCCACCACAAATAAATCCCCGTGATTATCATCAGGATGGTCAGCGACGCGGCAGTTTCCAGCAGATAGTCGCCCACCGGGCCGATCATCATATCGCCGTGGATTTCGTCCATCGTGTGATACCAGCCTTGACCACGCGGCATCGTATTCACAACTTTTGCCGTATAGGGATCAACGGCAACCATAGTGGCTTTATCGTCATTGTTCACGCGGAATACGGCAACCATATCATCTGCGCGCGGCGCAATATATTGCACTACAGAAGCAGTTTCCGGATTCACAAACTGTCTGGCGGCCTCAGCCTGAGCCGACAAAGGCTGCACCACTGCCTGCGGCGTAATATGTATGCGTTCGCCTTCTTTACCGGTAATATTGGCGAATAGCAGCATTCCCAACCCTGTAACAGCCAGCAGGGTTAAAAACGGCGCAACCAAAAGTCCGGCATAAAAATGCCATCGCCAAACAGTCAAATAACGGCGGTTAGCCTGTTGTTCATTTTGGGAAGTTGGTTTTGTTTCCATATTTTCTCTTCATATAGTTAAAGCAGACTAATTACTACGAATTAGCAACAGGTATTTTAATCAAAAACATTCATTTAAGAAACCGTTTTTCCAATGCAGCTTTGAAATACTTCAATATTTAGTTTTTAGGCCGTCTGAAAAAACAAAATAGACAGAAAACAACACTTTACTGAAAATCCGTTTTAATCATTGCGGTTTCGGCAGAATTTGGTAGAATACAGACATTACTTATTTATTCATCAAGCCGCCAAGCTTTGGCGGCTTGTATTTTTATTTCCAATCCGGCTACCGCGCGTGGCCGGATAAAATTTTAAAAGCATTATCATGCTTTCATGGAGAACCCAATGCAAAAAATCCCTTTGACCGTCCGTGGTGCAGAATTATTGAAACAAGAACTTCAACACCTCAAAAGCGTAGCACGCCCAGAAGTCATCGAAGCCATCGCCGAAGCACGTTCGCACGGCGACTTGTCTGAAAACGCAGAATACGAAGCCGCTAAAGAGCGTCAAGGCTTTATCGAAGGCCGCATCGCCGAGTTGGAACACAAACTCTCTATGGCGCACATCATCAACCCTGCCGAAATCCATGCAGAAGGCAAAATCGTATTCGGCACAACTGTAACACTGGAAGATTTGGAAACTGAAGAACAAGTTACCTACCAAATCGTCGGTGAAGATGAAGCAGACATCAAAGAACGCAAAATCTACGTTGGCTCTCCAATTGCCCGCGCCTTAATCGGCAAAGAAGAAGGCGACGTTGCAGAAGTTCAAGCACCCGGCGGCGTACGTGAATATGACATCATTGCCGTACAATATATCTAAATAAACAAAAGGCCGTCTGAAAACATTTTCAGACGGCCTTTTGTTGTACCTAAAAACACCATAATAGAAAAAGTGAAATCTTCCCAAGAGAAATATAATGAATCTACTGTACAAAATTATCCAAACCGCTGCCACCATGTGGCTCGGTATGCAGCTGACCGCAGGCTATGTTACCGCCCCTATCCTGTTCCGCCTTCTGCCTAAAATGCAGGCGGGAGAAATTGCCGGCATTTTATTTGCCATTACAGCGATATGTGGCTTAGTTATTTTTGGCGCAGCCTATGCCTTTTTCAGACGGCAACTGGCCTCACTTTCTTGGTGGATCTTGGTACTTTGGCTACTCTTAGCCTGCAACCATCTTTTGGTTACGCCTGTTATCGAAGCACACAAATATGGGCTGGATAACTGGCTGCTGTCCCTAGTAGGTGGAACATTCGGCGTTTGGCACGGCTTATCCAATATCATCTTTTTGATTTGTACGATACTGGCAGCCATCTGCGTATGGAAATGGCCCAAACCAAACTAATCTGTCTCAATAAAAGGCCGTCTGAAAAGAAGTCTTTCAGACGGCCTTTTATTTTGAATCATGAACTCCCCCGACTCTTCAAATATAAACCATAAAAAAATGCCCTGCATATTGCAGGGCATTTTTCACAAACCGATTAAGGTTTAGCGTAACCGTGAACGCCATTGTAAGGAGCTGGGATCCAACCTTCATCAGTAGCAGGCAATTCGCCTTGACCTTCGATAGTTTGGCCTGGAGCAACTTGACGAGTAACAACGCTGCGGATTTTAACATCAACGCGACGGTCAGGTTCGATACAAGCGATAAGGGCAGCACGTTTCTTAGCTTTAGAAACTTTTTTACCCAGTTTAGCAACTTCAGCTTCACAAGTAGCAGTCATTTGAGCTTGAGACTCGCCCAGACCTACTGCAGAGATTTTGCTAGAAGCAACGCCACGGCCTACCAAGTAGTTAGCAACTACGTTAGCACGACGCTCAGACAGAGCTTGGTTGTATTCTTCAGAACCCATGAAGTCAGTGTGACCTTCAACACGTACAGTTTGTACGCTGTCGTTGCTCAGGCGTTGAGCCAAAGCGTTCAGGTTTTCTTGAGCTTCAGGACGCAGGTTGTCTTTGTCGAAGCCGAACAGAGTTTTAGTAGACAGGGAAACAGTTTCATCAACATACTCAGGAGCTTGTTGTACAGGAGCAACTGCTTCACGATCACCACATTCAACGCGGCCTTCGGTAGCTTTGTCGAAGTAGCTGTTTTTCCAGCATTCGCCGTAGTTGTTACGGACGATTTCTTGAGATTGGCTGCTTACGGTGTAACCGTGTTTGGTGTGCGCTTCGCTGGCCATAGCGGTGCCAGAGGCAACCAAGGCAACGAACAATGCGCTTAATTTCAGCTGTTTGGTCATTTTATTCCCTCA
Above is a genomic segment from Neisseria subflava containing:
- the misR gene encoding two-component system response regulator MisR; this translates as MSRVLLVDDDALLTELLTEYLTAEGLNVHSVSDGEAGVQEILTGQYDVVVLDSMMPKMNGLDVLKNVRTQSTVPIIMLTAKGDDIDRIIGLEMGADDYVPKPCTPRELLARINAILRRAQHSNEQNNAPNSISVSDVVLYPAKRQASIKDIPLELTSTEFNLLEVLMRHAGQVVSKETLSIEALDRKLAKFDRSIDVHISSIRHKLGDASLIQTVRGLGYLFVKN
- a CDS encoding HAMP domain-containing sensor histidine kinase, with product MKLFQRIFATFCAVIVCAIFVASFSFWLVQNTLAENQFNQRRTIETTLMSSIISAFNSRGDSGAREILSEWKNNPVSNAVYVIAGDDKKDILGRDIDSLSIERARIFAINNPESDLAHIEYDRFGEEYLFFIKGWDNHQAQRLPSPLFIPGLPLSPIWHEFIILSFIIVVGLLMAYILANNITKPIKILGSGMDRVANGELETRISQQVDDRDDELSHLAVQFDKMAEKLEKLVAKERHLLHHVSHEMRSPLARMQAIVGLIQSQPQKQEQYLKRLEGELVRMDTLVGELLTLSRLETSNIPLEKENLKFVPFLTNLIEDNQSIAHQNNQSVTLSIDPKIPENAVVSANEGYLYRAFDNVIRNAINYSPEGSTIQTHIGQDGKNWIIDVTDNGPGVDEMQLPHIFTAFYRADSSAHKPGTGLGLALTQHIMEQHCGKIIAENVKPNGLRMRFILPKKKAGDKKEV
- a CDS encoding bifunctional acetate--CoA ligase family protein/GNAT family N-acetyltransferase produces the protein MSATVQTGYFFMPEHIILVGASERPHSLGERIFSHLLGSSYQGKITPVNLRHSSVAGIPSYSSLSKIPGQADLVVAVIPPDHYDSLFKACRKKDLRHIILIQDWENLPPESCKNARSIIQKYHGDELNITVCNSAGIQLPSLNLNIGTQTDYPAGHIALLTGHSTVSRNINHLLNTLHQGVSRHISLNYDLSPTTSADWLNRFGHNRHTKVAVIHYNPAENQRELFSAIRHFTRHTPLILLSTHYTNDTDKAILRSLSRHCNFQPVFNTAELETALKAHLSGIPVITNPTILSDTPIEWLRTTADACELTLDLPTEAPSIRQGCIGSNPTPARIHRLALEQLQNPHTQALLGIISPDTPDAYSIHQTLDNLAQKTSKPILVSYRFSDGLTRFNTPEEALLTLYFRNQTAYLQQVQNTPAPAKTGRLKTPKSKSIDKAIASGQTELMAEALYLPPCQTQKHHAVQFRFSRHAIYGNILTAHYNGKTEAALPPFTTLDIQRLSQFAELDNTSVLNQFLHSLNTLIHNDQHIGDIILNYNGSQYNSTIIPEIVEKPATPTTKIPKKAVQTLEQAAAKMQSAAAYLQQKNPAAAEFLRNTGEAASELLHPKTETPKIQNVLAPYPSRTDTFTLPDGNTLHIRALEPEDAEAKQKFVRQLPAADRYTRFMTHTNELPLPTLARLTRPDFHTECAWAAFASDGRIVAVSRYSRINRNECEFGITLAPEARKTGLAGKMMSLIIQTATQQGYQTMNAEILKENTPMLKLAEKSGFTVTPSETDRGLYQASLDLNEWQNSNKNK
- the rpsP gene encoding 30S ribosomal protein S16: MVVIRLARGGSKHRPFFNVVVTDSRNRRDGRFIERVGFYNPVANEKQERVRFDADRINHWVAQGAKVSDAVAKLIKEQKIAA
- the rimM gene encoding ribosome maturation factor RimM (Essential for efficient processing of 16S rRNA); protein product: MTDTQKRVAMGYIKGVFGIKGWLKIAANTEYTDSLLDYPEWQLCKDGKTLNVVLEAGKIVNGELQVKFEGIDDRDQAFDLRGYTIEIPRESFAPTEEDEYYWADLVGMTVINKENIVLGKVSNLMETGANDVLMIKGEHGQILIPFVSNYIESVDTDSKTIIADWGLDY
- the trmD gene encoding tRNA (guanosine(37)-N1)-methyltransferase TrmD; this translates as MLIQAITIFPEMFDSIVEYGVTGRARKQNLWQFQAINPRKFADNKLGYIDDRPFGGGPGMIMMAPPLQAAIEEAKANSQKPVKVIYLSPQGQPLTHKKAAELAELPHLVLLCGRYEGIDERLLQSSVDEEISIGDFVVSGGELPAMMLMDAVLRLVPGVLGDIQSAEQDSFSDGLLDCPHYTKPVEFQGMMVPEVLRSGNHGLIAEWRLKQSLRRTLERRPDLLEKRSLIPKESRLLKEILQEQQEIQS
- the rplS gene encoding 50S ribosomal protein L19, translated to MNLIQQLEQEEIARLNKEIPEFAPGDTVVVSVRVVEGSRSRLQAYEGVVIARRNRGLNSNFIVRKISSGEGVERTFQLYSPTVEKIEVKRRGDVRRAKLYYLRGLTGKAARIKEKLPARKG
- a CDS encoding PepSY-associated TM helix domain-containing protein; the encoded protein is METKPTSQNEQQANRRYLTVWRWHFYAGLLVAPFLTLLAVTGLGMLLFANITGKEGERIHITPQAVVQPLSAQAEAARQFVNPETASVVQYIAPRADDMVAVFRVNNDDKATMVAVDPYTAKVVNTMPRGQGWYHTMDEIHGDMMIGPVGDYLLETAASLTILMIITGIYLWWAKQRSLKSMLVPKAGKGRTWWRSMHGAFGSWVSLILLLFCLSGIAWAGIWGGKAVQAWSQFPAGKWGVEPNPVSSVPTHGDVLNDGKSKEVPWILELTPMPVSGTTMGENGINPSEPMTLETVDRFAREIGFKGRYQLNLPKGETGVWTLSQDSMSYDMISPTADRTVHIDQYSGKILADIHFDDYNWFGKFMAASIALHMGTLGWWSVLANVLFCLAIIFICVSGCVMWWKRRPSEARGLVPPAQKIKLPVWWAMAVPLLILAVIFPTAIAAIAVIWILDTLLLSRIPALARWFK
- the greA gene encoding transcription elongation factor GreA, coding for MQKIPLTVRGAELLKQELQHLKSVARPEVIEAIAEARSHGDLSENAEYEAAKERQGFIEGRIAELEHKLSMAHIINPAEIHAEGKIVFGTTVTLEDLETEEQVTYQIVGEDEADIKERKIYVGSPIARALIGKEEGDVAEVQAPGGVREYDIIAVQYI
- a CDS encoding DUF4149 domain-containing protein, whose translation is MNLLYKIIQTAATMWLGMQLTAGYVTAPILFRLLPKMQAGEIAGILFAITAICGLVIFGAAYAFFRRQLASLSWWILVLWLLLACNHLLVTPVIEAHKYGLDNWLLSLVGGTFGVWHGLSNIIFLICTILAAICVWKWPKPN
- a CDS encoding OmpA family protein, translating into MTKQLKLSALFVALVASGTAMASEAHTKHGYTVSSQSQEIVRNNYGECWKNSYFDKATEGRVECGDREAVAPVQQAPEYVDETVSLSTKTLFGFDKDNLRPEAQENLNALAQRLSNDSVQTVRVEGHTDFMGSEEYNQALSERRANVVANYLVGRGVASSKISAVGLGESQAQMTATCEAEVAKLGKKVSKAKKRAALIACIEPDRRVDVKIRSVVTRQVAPGQTIEGQGELPATDEGWIPAPYNGVHGYAKP